The genomic region CGACAATCGGATGGCCGATCGCTGCCATATGGACACGCAGCTGGTGCGTCCGCCCGGTATAGGGCTGGAGCGCGACGAACGCTGCCCGGTTTCCGGCGCGTTCGATAACCTGGTAGCGGGTCTTGGACGGCTGGCCTTCATCGAAGACGTGCATTTTCTCGCCACCGGTTCCCGGCTGCTTGGCGAGCGGCAGATCGATTACCCCGTCCTCGATTTCAGGCACGCCCATTACGATCGCCCAGTAAATCTTGGTTGCGCGGCGCGATGAGAATGTCTTGGAGAAAAAGGCGGCAGCGCGCGGTGTTCGCGCGACGAGCAGTACGCCGCTGGTATCCTTGTCGAGCCGGTGAACCAGCTTGGGGCGTCCATCGGCTTCATATTGTAGCGCGTCGAGAAGCCCGTCGACATGATCCTTGGTCTTGGTGCCACCTTGCGTTGCGAGGCCCGGCGGCTTGTTGATCACCAACGCGCTCTTGTCGCGGTGGAAATCCAGCGTCCGCGCATAGTCGATCTGATCCTGGCTCAGCGGTGGGCGTTCCTTTTTGGGGCGTTGCGATTTGGGCGCTTCGGCTGGGGGGACGCGGATGACTTGCCCCGTCTCGATCCGGTCGCCCGGAGCGGCGCGCTTGCCGTCCAACCGAAGCTGACCGGTGCGCGACCAGCGCGAGACGATGTTGAAGGTCGCATCGGGCAAGTTGCGCTTGAACCAGCGGTCGAGCCGGATCCCGTCATCCTCTGCATCGACCGTAAACTGGCGCACATTATCGCTGAACGTCTTGGTCATGCGGCCACCCTGACAATCCAAAGCCCGACAAACAATGCGAAGACCGATGCAACAACCGAGACCAGTGCATAAGCGCCTGCAGTGCCGATCGCACCGCGTTCAATCATATTCACGGTTTCAAGGCTGAACGCCGAAAAGGTCGTAAAGCCGCCGAGGATTCCAACACCCAGGAACAATCGCCACCCTTCTGCGCCACTGCCGAAGCGGGCAAGCAATCCGGCCAAAACCCCCATTGCCAGCCCGCCAATAATATTGGCGGTCAAGGTGCCCCAGGGGAATGCCGGTCCAAACTGATGCAATGTCCATCGGCCAAGCAGGAAGCGTAATCCTGCACCAATGGCGCCGCCCGCCATGACGATAAGAAGATGGGGCATCGCCGCCCTCTACCGGAGTCGGGCGGATTGGGCTAGCCGCTGCGGCTGCTTAAGTTCCGTTGCTGACGACCACGTCCACGGTCGTGCCGCCACCGCGCAGCGGCGCAAAGACCAGATAGAAAGCCGCTTCATCGCGTTCGCGAAATCCGCCGAGCACATTATTGTCATGACGCAGCTGATGTTCGGCGGAGAAGCCTGATCGGATGGCCCGCGTATAATACCAATTGATCAGATGCTCCATCGGTACGCGGGTCCGAAAACTCACGACCCGCATGCGACAATGATCCTGATTATATCCCGAGGCTTCGATCACCTCCGCGCCGGAATAGATAGAAAAGGCGCGCGGTAGGGTTGCGGCCCATTCAATGCCATATTGCATCGTGCCGCTGCAGCTGTTGACGGCAGGATCGCCGGCCTGTCGCTGCGCCATCGCGCCTTGTGTGGTCTGGCCCTGGGCTGCGCTGCGACCGTTACCATCCTGAACGGCAACCGGCGTAGGTGCAGTCAGGAGCCGCCCGCCGCTGATCGCATCCTGTGCATCCTGCATGGTATCGAGAGTTTCCGGGATAGGCGCGCTGCTTACTACATTTCCAGGCAGCGCTGCATTCTGGTTGGATTGGCCGGACAGGTCCTGATCGACCATGATTTGGTCTTCCAGCGCAACGGTCAGCGCGGGGTCGCTATTATCGGCTTCCCCAAGCAGCGCCTCATCCATTGCATCGGTATCGGAGGTGGTGCCACCTGTGCCACATGCGGCCAAGCTGAAGGCCAGGGCAATGGCTCCAGCCGTCATCGAGAATTGCTTAGCCACCATGATACTCAGCTCCTGTTCGGAAACGCCGGATTTTCGCGGCCAAACCTTACCAAAGCGTGCACGAACATGGTGAATCGCGAACAATTTACTGCAGATTCACCATCTTTTCGGGACGCTGTTGGAAAGGCTCTAGCCTTCGACTCCGGCAATCACGGTTACATTGGTACCGCGCCCTTCAATGACAGTCGCGGTAATCTGTACACCGCCATTGCCGTCATCGCGCTCGGCAACCAGCATCTGGCTTTGGCCCATATCCATGGTCGCGGCGATAGAATAGCCTGATCCCTCAAGAGCATTGCGATAAAAGCCGATGACGTCGCCCGGGCTGTCATTTGTCTGGAAGCTTGAAATCTGTCCCGATCCGCCATCGCGGGCCGTAGTATTGAGGTTTAATCCCTCACGCGAGGTGGCGCCGGGATAGGGTGGCACACCGCCGACTGCGGTTGTGTCGAGGGTACCGGTTGTAATGGTCGTTTCTCCCTCTTCGCTGCGATAGGTGGTGGTCCCATCCCCACCGCGCTCGACGACCACTTCCTCACCATCCGGTCCGGTATAAACTGTTTCCTCCGATCCGCCGCACGCGGCGAGCGAAACCAATGAAATTCCCAGGATTGTCGCTTTTAGATCCATATTTACCTCCCCAACTGACAGGGCGGTTATCGCACAATCGCCTTGAAGCGCAAACCGACGTGACCTATATCGTTAATACAGTAGATTTTCACCAGCGACAGGGAATGTCAGGATGCTCAACATTGTTTCGCTTCTTATCGGGCTCGTTGCGGCCGTTATGGCCCTGGTCGGCCTGATCCCATTGCTGGGATGGGTGAATTGGCTGATGCTGCCAGTTGCGTTTGTCGGTCTTGTTGTCGGCATGTTGTCGGACAGCAATCTTGGCCGAAATCTCTGCATTGTCGTGGCGATCGTAGGCGGCCTGCGCCTGATGCTCGGCGGCGGATTTATCTAACGCTTAGCCAAAGCCCTTGCCGGCATCACGCGGTTTGTGCCGAATGAGCCGCGACGTTTCGACCGCCGCCTGGCGGTGCTTCACGGCTTGCTGATAGACCGGATCGGTCACCATTTCGAGAAATGCACCCGCTGTTGGGTAGAGCGCGACAAACGCTGTGTCCCAATGTTCGTCTTCCGGCCCGATCAAGATTGATTGCGGCTCGCCCGACCAGATCACCGTCCCGCCGACCCGCTCAAAGACCGGGCCGCTATCCTGTCCGTAGAGTGCATAGGCCTCTGCGCCTGACAGGCCTTTGCCGGCTTGCTCATGATCGTCCGGATAGGCTGCGTGTTCGCGGAATCGCACAAGATTGAGCATCGCCACCGGCTGATCGCGATCGAGCGCCTTAAAAGCCTCAAAATTGGGACGGCTCGGGTCGATATAGCTTTCATCTGTCATGGCCCGAACGTTGCCCGGGACAGCTTCGCCGTCAAGGTCAAAGCCGTCAGGCGCTCGGCCTACCCATCCGACAACAGTTATGTTATAGTATTACATTCAAAGAACGAAGGAAGACACTAACGAGGGAGAAGATCATGCCACGATATGTTGCTCCACCCGATACCGAGCCGATGCGCGAAATGAACACAACGCCGCTCATCGATGTGATGCTGGTGCTCCTCGTCATGTTTCTGATCGCATTGCCCGCGCTGACCCATAAAGTACCGCTCAACATTCCGCCGCCTGGGCCGGCCGATGGCGCACCGCCGCCAATCCATAGCTTGGGCATCAGCCCGACCGGGTCACTGTCATGGGACGGTCGGATGCTTCCAGCGAGTGCGCTTCGGGATCGATTGGACGCAATGGTGGCTGATCCTGCCTATCCCCGTCTCGAAATCGCAGCCCATGCGGAGGCGCCTTATGGGCGCGTCGATGAAATTCTCGCGGAAATCAATCGCGCGGGCGTGACTCAGGTCGGTTTCACTGGCAATTCAGTTTTTGCGAACGCCTATTGATCTGTCGCGCACCGCTTGCGTGCCGAAACGAAAAGCGCCAGAAGCCGTGCTATGGGAAAAGCACGATGGATTGCCGCCGCTGCGGCGGGCACGGCCGCGGTTGCCGCCGCAGCCTATTATCTCAATGAGCGCAATAGCGAGAAGCCGGACTATGATCTCCTGATCGACGAAGGGCGTTTTGCATTGCGGGCCTATCCGGCAATGATGATGGCAGAGACTGTCCAACAGGGTCAGCGCGAAACCGCCCTGGGTAACGGCTTTCGGGTGCTTGCGGATTATATATTTGCCCGGTCTCGTCCGGGTCGAAAGATCGCGATGACGTCTCCGGTGATGAGTGAACGCGCCGTAACAGATGGCGAATGGCGGACGCGCTTCGTGATGCCGGCCAAGCTGCATAAGTCAGATCTTCCAGAACCAGCACCCGGGGTCACGCTGGCCGAACAGCCTGCGCGCAAGGTGGCGGCAATACGATTTTCTGGCAGTGCCGATGATGAAATGCTGGCCGAGAATGAAGCGAGCTTGCGCGAATGGATGGCCGCGAACAGCCTGGAACCGGCTGGCGACGCCGAATATGCCTTTTACAACTCACCCTTCATCCCTGGACCGATGCGTCGCAATGAGGTCCTGATTCCCGTCGCCTAGCTAGCGCTTCTTTGCACGGCGGAATGCTACATTGCCGGCGATAATGATTATTGCAGCGGTGAACAGGAAGCCGGTGAAGCCGCCGATCATTACCCCGACAGCGATGCCAAATATGACGGCACCGATGCCAATTGATCCGGCTGACGGGCCTTCGCCCTTGCTGTTCATTCGGCCGTCGAAAAATCCTTCAAAACCGTCCGCCGGTGTATTGCCTTCGTCTTGCAAGCGCGGCCGATCGGAGCGAGCGGGCGCCAGCGCCTCCATCACAGGAAGAGCGGAGGCAGTTTCTTGCGGCCCAGGCTGCATATCGCACGCTTGCTTCGGTGGCAGATTGGTCTGCGTCTCCAGCACGATGAGCTTTCGCCCGCGTTCGATCACTCGATATTGTGTTGGCGGTGCATCCACGGTTTTCTCCGCCGCCCGGTCTAGGCGGACTTGGGCGGCAGGAAAAGGCTAGGCCAGCGATCGGCCGAACATTATTCGCAGCGGGAATCGCTACGATCGATCTCGCGGCCAATAAGTGCACCGGCAGCGCCACCAACAATCGTGCCGACAGTGCGGTCGCGGCCGCCATCAATTTCGCGGCCGACCAGCGCCCCGGCAACCCCGCCAATGAGCAGTCCGACAGTGCCGTCTTCGCGCCGACAACGATAGCGGCCATCATCATCGCGCCACACCCGACCTTGATAGCCCCGGTGATGGCCGCGGCGGTGATGGATCTGCTGGACCTGTGCGGCTTGAGCGCGATGGCCCCAGGCCGGAGCGTGGGCAGGTGGGCTGGCCAGTGCACCGACGGTCGTACCAGCGATTGCGGCGGTAGCTATCGCAAGGATCGGCATACGCATATTCTCTTCCTTTCAATCGGATTGTAGCAGACTGTATCAGCTTCAACGCGAAAGATCAGGCTTGGTTTCATGAACCTTAGACAACGCCCGAAAAACCGTATCAGTCCCGGATAATCGGTTCTGCAGGTGCGACAATGTGCACCTTTGCCAGCCTAATTTTGAGCAGCCCGCACAAAACGTTGCTCATTGCCGACGCGCCAAGTTTCGCCGCCATCGGTCGATACCTCCATGCGCGACTGGAACCGATTCTGCTCCACGGCATAGCGCGTGAAGCGCAGCATGATCGTCGTGCCATCGGCCATCGGCGTGTTCGGCGTGGTCCGCGTCTCGCTCGTATCCGGACCAATCATCCGCCACAAATGCCCATCGGGACCGACTGAACTCATCTCGATCTCATTCTGGGCAGGCCGGGCGAAGAACAAGATGCCGGATGCCTGGTTGAGCGACGGGATGGTGCTCATCCCGCTGACCAC from Parasphingopyxis sp. CP4 harbors:
- a CDS encoding DUF1330 domain-containing protein, encoding MTDESYIDPSRPNFEAFKALDRDQPVAMLNLVRFREHAAYPDDHEQAGKGLSGAEAYALYGQDSGPVFERVGGTVIWSGEPQSILIGPEDEHWDTAFVALYPTAGAFLEMVTDPVYQQAVKHRQAAVETSRLIRHKPRDAGKGFG
- a CDS encoding biopolymer transporter ExbD, producing the protein MPRYVAPPDTEPMREMNTTPLIDVMLVLLVMFLIALPALTHKVPLNIPPPGPADGAPPPIHSLGISPTGSLSWDGRMLPASALRDRLDAMVADPAYPRLEIAAHAEAPYGRVDEILAEINRAGVTQVGFTGNSVFANAY
- a CDS encoding glycine zipper 2TM domain-containing protein; translated protein: MRMPILAIATAAIAGTTVGALASPPAHAPAWGHRAQAAQVQQIHHRRGHHRGYQGRVWRDDDGRYRCRREDGTVGLLIGGVAGALVGREIDGGRDRTVGTIVGGAAGALIGREIDRSDSRCE
- the crcB gene encoding fluoride efflux transporter CrcB — encoded protein: MPHLLIVMAGGAIGAGLRFLLGRWTLHQFGPAFPWGTLTANIIGGLAMGVLAGLLARFGSGAEGWRLFLGVGILGGFTTFSAFSLETVNMIERGAIGTAGAYALVSVVASVFALFVGLWIVRVAA
- a CDS encoding RluA family pseudouridine synthase → MTKTFSDNVRQFTVDAEDDGIRLDRWFKRNLPDATFNIVSRWSRTGQLRLDGKRAAPGDRIETGQVIRVPPAEAPKSQRPKKERPPLSQDQIDYARTLDFHRDKSALVINKPPGLATQGGTKTKDHVDGLLDALQYEADGRPKLVHRLDKDTSGVLLVARTPRAAAFFSKTFSSRRATKIYWAIVMGVPEIEDGVIDLPLAKQPGTGGEKMHVFDEGQPSKTRYQVIERAGNRAAFVALQPYTGRTHQLRVHMAAIGHPIVGDGKYGGADAFLTGGISRKLHLHARRLRLPHPDGKQLDVTAELPEHFANSLDALGFSPELGDAAFAEDPPEDPKQAQKRAAKAHAKDRRRARRGERRSRGDRGRK
- a CDS encoding heme-binding protein, which codes for MGKARWIAAAAAGTAAVAAAAYYLNERNSEKPDYDLLIDEGRFALRAYPAMMMAETVQQGQRETALGNGFRVLADYIFARSRPGRKIAMTSPVMSERAVTDGEWRTRFVMPAKLHKSDLPEPAPGVTLAEQPARKVAAIRFSGSADDEMLAENEASLREWMAANSLEPAGDAEYAFYNSPFIPGPMRRNEVLIPVA